In Planctomycetaceae bacterium, the following are encoded in one genomic region:
- a CDS encoding DUF1501 domain-containing protein produces MTSRRQFLAEAGGGAGLLAYSILAQAEDSSRQPATHFVPRARRVVWLFMHGGPSHVDLFDPRPALTKYAGQPLPESFGQVMTRRDVARNPLLAPIRRFRPRGNSGLEISDLLPHISECADDICVIRSMHGDSVNHPQSVYQMNTGSILMGNPSVGSWVAYGLGSENQNMPAFVVMPDPGGGLKGGPPAWGSGYLPATYQGVTMRPGRTPILDLQPQPGVSLTQQQRDLELIQRLNQRHLQHRDFDNRLAARINAYELAFRMQAEAPELVDISGESPDTLSLYGIDEKPTQEFGQRCLLARRMLENGVRFVQLYSGDTNGWDAHGNVETNHTEYCRRTDKPIAGLLRDLKQRGLLDDTLVIWGGEFGRMPMSEQGKGRDHNPWGYSVWLAGAGITGGRFYGSTDDIGLRAAVDRVSVNDLHATVLHLMGLDHSQLTFYHNGLDKRLTGPGEARVVAEVLA; encoded by the coding sequence ATGACTTCACGACGACAGTTTCTCGCGGAGGCCGGCGGCGGGGCCGGACTGCTGGCGTATTCCATACTTGCTCAGGCGGAAGATTCCTCCCGGCAGCCCGCCACGCATTTTGTTCCCAGAGCCCGGCGAGTCGTCTGGCTGTTCATGCATGGCGGGCCAAGTCACGTCGACCTGTTCGACCCCAGGCCGGCACTGACGAAGTACGCCGGGCAGCCGCTGCCGGAAAGTTTCGGACAGGTCATGACTCGCCGCGATGTGGCGCGCAATCCGCTGCTGGCGCCGATTCGGCGATTTCGGCCAAGAGGAAACTCCGGTCTGGAAATCAGCGATCTGCTGCCGCACATTTCCGAATGCGCCGACGACATCTGCGTGATTCGGTCGATGCACGGAGACAGCGTCAACCATCCGCAATCCGTGTATCAGATGAACACCGGCAGCATCCTGATGGGAAATCCCAGCGTCGGCAGTTGGGTGGCCTACGGACTGGGCTCCGAAAACCAGAACATGCCGGCGTTTGTTGTGATGCCTGATCCCGGAGGCGGACTGAAAGGTGGTCCGCCGGCGTGGGGCAGCGGATATCTGCCCGCGACTTATCAGGGAGTCACGATGCGGCCGGGAAGGACTCCGATTCTCGACCTGCAGCCTCAGCCCGGCGTTTCTCTGACGCAGCAGCAGCGCGATCTGGAATTGATTCAGCGGCTGAATCAGCGACATCTGCAGCACCGCGATTTCGATAACCGCCTGGCGGCAAGAATCAACGCCTATGAATTGGCATTTCGAATGCAGGCGGAAGCGCCGGAACTGGTCGATATCAGCGGCGAATCCCCGGACACTCTGTCACTTTACGGCATCGACGAAAAACCGACTCAGGAGTTCGGACAGCGCTGCCTGCTGGCGCGGCGAATGCTGGAAAACGGCGTTCGCTTCGTGCAGCTTTACTCCGGTGATACCAACGGCTGGGACGCTCACGGAAACGTCGAAACGAATCACACCGAATACTGCCGCCGCACTGACAAGCCGATCGCCGGACTGCTGCGGGATCTGAAGCAGCGAGGTCTGCTGGACGACACGCTGGTCATCTGGGGCGGAGAATTCGGCCGTATGCCGATGAGCGAACAGGGAAAGGGACGCGACCACAACCCGTGGGGCTACTCCGTGTGGCTGGCCGGCGCGGGAATCACCGGCGGACGGTTTTACGGATCAACCGACGACATCGGCCTGCGTGCCGCGGTCGATCGAGTCTCCGTGAACGATCTTCACGCCACGGTGCTGCATCTGATGGGACTGGACCACAGCCAACTGACCTTCTACCACAACGGTCTTGATAAGCGGCTCACTGGTCCCGGCGAAGCCCGCGTGGTTGCGGAAGTGCTTGCCTAA
- a CDS encoding AAA family ATPase, with amino-acid sequence MKITELDIDRFRIWRSLLLKLNPGGLNVIYGPNEAGKTTLMQFVRSVLYGFQPLSQEPAWHRPEDDVPWKGSIRCEHEGRTWRLTRKAHDVTRGSFRISGGPNELSKNDSLSHLLADTSESVFTDIFAVGVRELQQLSTLGSEQVAEYIYGLSLGPQGRQLLDALASLKQRHAALYSHEGKQGRVPELFERYAQLSVSRRKTGEDREKHARLTRRRQELEASISELQAREGSINNELRGLRFINNCYKPWKQIRDLQEQLNQIPLIHHSPDAALDQLEACERDIQTHSARREKLAEQAEQFQKQADRLVLDEKFEKDRYAVQSLVDQAEWLRQLDEQIRQAQDRASDMKRTLDHRLSEMGEGWDLRRLNAIDTSSASHHQLLQHARRYQDAMQRRAKLRRWNRGLSKRSQQELVELNNDLEALGIESIPDAIQREQKRMTELDNLGRLRLQREQLGLKIKTVRSVISRVDTDDGIPYWVDRAVTSIAIVAFALFSFGLLTFGMGAEANRSLGGALAAASFAFAGMMWWGIRNGLRNHFDRKTGIQLDDLNDESRKAERELRAIQERIQNIRSSGLAGQHLLKADAPGASAAELVECIGECSRHITELEKLSRRHERAMARRRRLKTLRERFGSAQQAVNERRQQWCRLLNSLGMDETVKVQEAFDWWQRIQELRELQTQWRNVAPEVEGLRRMFDGMQKRIEQVGQRLSPTSKLSYARPLEVLTAWGQQLKTHERDRLEKQRLTSEGSEKSREATTALHEVEAAELRRGAVLARSGVLTREELLKQKEWQQRRRDLEQKLTSSREELNEVAFAEPEMAIVEDDLIRFDPPRGREQILMLEMELEEVEQKLNSNHEGLGSLKHEIKQLEAGRGSQAQYFQKAQVATDIYRAAEEWFALQIERDVVNRMRSHFEKENISGTLRTASAYLHRISSGRYHRIWAPLGEDFLCVDDEYDRTFRVEQLSGGTREQLFLALRFALAREFNRRGIELPMVMDDLFVNFDEERTEAAVECLIELADDGQQVLFFTCHQHLAELFQKKNVEPLWLPGHKVAVDIHKPEDEGAAFPRESGQHARVDTPETELAESKTIRSRRQGLVHASADELFDEDSAVAS; translated from the coding sequence ATGAAAATCACTGAACTTGACATCGACCGCTTTCGCATCTGGCGAAGCCTGCTGCTGAAGTTGAATCCCGGCGGGCTGAATGTCATTTACGGTCCCAACGAAGCCGGCAAGACCACGCTGATGCAGTTCGTGCGGTCGGTGCTGTATGGATTTCAGCCGCTGTCGCAGGAACCGGCGTGGCATCGTCCGGAAGATGACGTGCCGTGGAAGGGTTCCATCCGCTGTGAACACGAAGGCCGCACGTGGCGGCTGACCCGGAAGGCTCACGACGTGACGCGCGGGTCGTTTCGGATTTCGGGCGGACCGAATGAGCTGTCGAAGAACGATTCACTGAGTCATTTGCTGGCCGACACCAGCGAAAGTGTGTTCACGGACATCTTCGCCGTCGGTGTGCGGGAACTGCAGCAGCTCTCGACGCTCGGCAGCGAACAGGTCGCCGAATACATCTACGGCCTGTCGCTGGGACCACAGGGCCGGCAGTTGCTCGACGCCCTCGCCTCGCTGAAGCAGCGGCATGCCGCGCTGTATTCGCACGAAGGCAAACAGGGCCGCGTTCCCGAACTCTTCGAACGCTACGCCCAACTGTCCGTCTCCCGGCGCAAAACGGGAGAGGACCGTGAGAAGCACGCCCGACTGACCCGTCGGCGGCAGGAGCTGGAAGCGTCGATTTCCGAACTGCAGGCTCGCGAAGGCAGCATCAACAACGAGCTGCGCGGCCTGCGGTTCATCAACAACTGCTACAAGCCGTGGAAGCAGATTCGTGATCTGCAGGAGCAGTTGAATCAGATCCCGCTGATTCACCATTCGCCGGATGCCGCGCTGGACCAGTTGGAGGCCTGCGAGCGAGACATCCAGACGCACTCGGCCCGCCGCGAAAAGCTGGCCGAACAGGCCGAACAGTTTCAGAAGCAGGCCGATCGGCTGGTGCTGGATGAAAAGTTCGAAAAAGATCGTTACGCGGTGCAGAGCCTGGTGGACCAGGCGGAATGGCTGCGGCAGCTTGATGAACAGATCCGGCAGGCTCAGGACCGCGCTTCCGACATGAAGCGGACGCTGGATCATCGGCTTTCCGAAATGGGCGAAGGCTGGGATCTGCGGCGACTGAATGCGATCGACACATCGTCCGCCTCTCATCACCAGCTGCTGCAGCATGCTCGCCGCTATCAGGACGCCATGCAGCGACGCGCGAAGCTTCGCCGGTGGAATCGCGGGCTGTCAAAGCGCAGTCAGCAGGAACTGGTCGAACTGAACAACGATCTGGAAGCGCTGGGCATCGAATCGATTCCTGACGCCATTCAGCGCGAACAGAAGCGGATGACGGAGCTCGACAATCTCGGACGGCTGCGGCTGCAGCGCGAACAACTGGGGCTGAAGATCAAGACCGTGCGATCGGTGATCAGCCGAGTCGACACCGACGACGGCATTCCCTATTGGGTCGACCGGGCCGTCACATCGATCGCCATCGTGGCGTTCGCGCTGTTTTCGTTCGGACTGCTGACGTTCGGCATGGGCGCCGAAGCGAACCGATCGCTCGGCGGAGCGCTGGCCGCGGCATCGTTCGCCTTCGCGGGCATGATGTGGTGGGGCATCCGCAACGGCCTGAGAAATCACTTCGATCGCAAGACCGGGATTCAGCTTGACGATCTGAACGACGAATCCCGCAAAGCCGAACGCGAACTGCGAGCCATTCAGGAACGAATCCAGAACATCCGCTCCAGCGGCCTGGCGGGACAGCACCTGCTGAAAGCGGACGCTCCCGGAGCCTCCGCCGCCGAACTGGTGGAATGCATCGGCGAATGTTCGCGGCACATCACGGAACTGGAAAAGCTGTCCCGTCGCCACGAACGCGCGATGGCGCGGCGCCGGCGGCTGAAGACGCTGCGCGAACGGTTCGGTTCGGCTCAGCAGGCGGTCAACGAACGTCGCCAGCAGTGGTGCCGCCTGCTGAATTCGCTGGGCATGGACGAAACCGTCAAAGTGCAGGAAGCGTTCGACTGGTGGCAGCGAATTCAGGAACTGCGGGAACTGCAGACGCAGTGGCGAAACGTGGCTCCGGAAGTGGAAGGGCTGCGGCGGATGTTCGACGGCATGCAGAAGCGCATCGAGCAGGTCGGGCAGCGGCTGTCTCCCACTTCGAAACTCAGCTACGCGCGGCCGCTGGAAGTCCTGACGGCATGGGGCCAGCAGTTGAAGACACACGAACGCGACCGCCTGGAAAAACAGCGGCTGACATCGGAAGGCAGCGAAAAATCCCGCGAAGCAACCACGGCGCTGCACGAGGTCGAAGCCGCCGAACTGCGCCGCGGTGCCGTGCTGGCTCGATCCGGAGTCCTGACAAGGGAAGAACTGCTGAAGCAGAAGGAATGGCAGCAGCGGCGCAGAGATCTGGAGCAGAAACTCACCTCGTCACGCGAAGAGCTGAACGAAGTGGCGTTCGCGGAACCGGAAATGGCCATCGTTGAAGATGACCTGATCCGGTTCGATCCGCCGCGCGGACGTGAACAGATTCTGATGCTGGAAATGGAACTGGAAGAAGTCGAGCAGAAACTGAACAGCAACCACGAGGGGCTGGGCAGTCTGAAGCACGAAATCAAGCAACTGGAAGCCGGCCGGGGTTCTCAGGCTCAGTACTTCCAGAAGGCGCAGGTCGCCACCGACATCTACCGCGCGGCGGAAGAGTGGTTCGCGCTGCAGATCGAACGCGATGTGGTCAATCGCATGAGAAGCCATTTCGAGAAGGAAAATATCTCCGGCACGCTGCGCACCGCGTCCGCTTATCTGCACCGCATTTCCTCCGGGCGTTATCACCGGATCTGGGCGCCGCTGGGCGAAGATTTCCTGTGCGTCGATGACGAATATGATCGCACGTTTCGAGTCGAACAGCTCAGCGGCGGAACGCGCGAACAGTTGTTCCTGGCGCTGCGGTTCGCGCTGGCACGGGAATTCAACCGTCGCGGAATTGAACTGCCGATGGTGATGGATGACCTGTTTGTGAACTTCGATGAAGAACGCACGGAAGCCGCCGTGGAATGCCTCATCGAACTTGCCGATGACGGCCAGCAGGTGCTGTTCTTCACGTGTCATCAGCACCTTGCGGAACTCTTTCAGAAGAAGAACGTGGAGCCGTTGTGGCTGCCCGGTCACAAAGTGGCAGTGGATATTCACAAACCGGAAGACGAAGGTGCGGCATTCCCCCGCGAATCGGGCCAGCACGCGCGGGTCGACACACCGGAAACCGAACTTGCCGAAAGCAAGACGATCCGTTCGCGCCGTCAGGGTCTGGTTCACGCCAGTGCCGATGAATTGTTCGACGAAGATTCCGCCGTCGCGTCGTAG
- a CDS encoding prenyltransferase/squalene oxidase repeat-containing protein codes for MNPVKSFPRSLLVMVFMLAALSFRPPAGADEFDAEIDASLNRSLQWLAREQRPSGAWLSEQYGESTATTSLAILAFMAAGHVPDEGPYGRHLTHGINWILDQQQQNGLLVSEKSMHGPMYSHGITTLMLAEVSGMVNEIQAVPCRRALEKAVKLIVDAQNHPHAPEHDGGWRYTPTSSDSDLSVTAWQLLALRAAKDIGCDVPSRNIDRAIAYIKRLSVSRGGGFGYMAGHGATVTRAGTGIVALEVCGEHRTEETMAAANLILSRPLTMQEHYFYYGVYYCTVGMYKVGGEEWQAARPVLYRTILNAQNPVGYWTPIHGSENNAGRIYSTSMSILALAIEYGYLPIYQR; via the coding sequence ATGAACCCGGTGAAGTCATTTCCCCGAAGCCTGCTGGTAATGGTTTTCATGCTGGCGGCGTTGTCTTTCCGGCCGCCGGCCGGCGCCGATGAATTCGACGCGGAGATCGACGCCAGCCTGAATCGTTCACTGCAGTGGCTGGCTCGCGAACAGCGGCCTTCCGGAGCGTGGCTGTCGGAACAATACGGAGAATCAACGGCGACGACTTCGCTGGCGATTCTGGCGTTCATGGCGGCCGGACACGTGCCGGACGAAGGCCCCTATGGCCGGCATCTCACGCATGGAATCAACTGGATTCTGGACCAGCAACAGCAGAACGGCTTGCTGGTCAGTGAAAAATCGATGCACGGACCTATGTATAGCCACGGCATTACCACGCTGATGCTGGCGGAAGTCTCCGGCATGGTGAATGAGATTCAGGCGGTGCCCTGTCGGCGAGCACTCGAAAAGGCGGTCAAACTGATCGTCGACGCACAAAACCATCCGCATGCACCCGAGCACGACGGCGGCTGGCGATACACTCCGACAAGCAGCGATTCCGACCTGAGCGTGACCGCATGGCAGTTGCTGGCCCTGCGCGCCGCGAAGGACATCGGCTGCGATGTTCCCAGCCGGAACATCGACCGGGCGATTGCCTACATCAAGCGGCTCAGCGTCAGTCGCGGCGGAGGATTCGGCTATATGGCGGGTCACGGAGCGACGGTGACTCGCGCGGGCACCGGTATCGTGGCTCTGGAAGTGTGTGGCGAACACCGCACCGAGGAAACGATGGCGGCCGCCAACCTGATTCTGTCGCGTCCGCTGACGATGCAGGAACACTATTTCTACTACGGCGTCTACTATTGCACCGTCGGGATGTATAAGGTTGGCGGTGAGGAATGGCAGGCGGCACGCCCCGTGCTGTATCGAACAATTCTGAATGCCCAGAATCCGGTGGGATACTGGACTCCGATTCACGGCAGCGAGAACAATGCCGGGCGAATCTATTCGACCAGCATGAGCATTCTGGCTCTGGCCATCGAATATGGTTATCTGCCGATCTATCAGCGATAA
- a CDS encoding 50S ribosomal protein L11 methyltransferase, whose protein sequence is MTEYSEVEIIDNTEVLTLNLVPELPVRLLRLSGPWCADDSGAMADETFPYWAFAWAAGQAMSRYLLDHPELVRGRRVVDFGAGCGLASIAAAKGEASRVVASDIDPNSVTICRINAKLNNVTIEAVVGDTTALDLTDCDVLLASDVFFHWAKNNQVLTSDSAPPEILVAMPHKRGYIPESGFPTERLEVLAEYEAKTVPTIERADIKQVAVYRVT, encoded by the coding sequence ATGACGGAATACAGCGAAGTCGAGATCATCGACAACACCGAAGTGCTGACGCTGAACCTGGTCCCGGAACTGCCCGTGCGGCTGCTGAGGCTGAGCGGTCCGTGGTGCGCAGACGATTCCGGCGCCATGGCGGACGAGACGTTTCCCTACTGGGCTTTCGCGTGGGCGGCCGGTCAGGCAATGTCCCGCTACTTGCTGGACCATCCGGAACTCGTTCGCGGCAGGCGAGTCGTCGATTTCGGTGCCGGCTGCGGCCTGGCTTCCATCGCAGCGGCGAAGGGCGAAGCTTCGCGCGTGGTCGCCAGCGACATCGATCCCAATTCCGTCACCATCTGCCGGATCAACGCGAAACTGAACAACGTAACAATCGAGGCAGTCGTCGGAGACACCACCGCTCTGGACCTGACGGACTGCGACGTGTTGCTGGCCAGCGACGTCTTCTTTCACTGGGCGAAAAACAACCAGGTTCTGACGAGCGACTCAGCGCCGCCGGAAATCCTTGTCGCCATGCCGCACAAGCGGGGCTACATTCCGGAATCCGGTTTTCCAACTGAACGCCTGGAAGTGCTGGCCGAGTACGAGGCGAAGACCGTGCCCACGATTGAGCGCGCGGACATCAAACAAGTCGCCGTCTATCGCGTGACGTGA